Proteins found in one Polyodon spathula isolate WHYD16114869_AA chromosome 42, ASM1765450v1, whole genome shotgun sequence genomic segment:
- the LOC121305250 gene encoding protein mono-ADP-ribosyltransferase PARP14-like isoform X2 — MNLRFHWFSRSFSRCLSEQNKMSERTVNDLSSSPNSSGFNFRQQSSESRVPSLPIYQLLVKKSFENELVREFPSLKTSQDATKNFVKFEGHANDVLSAKKKLKERLERLQKKRVRLPRYVVQFLCAQNVEGFANEHFLQRGVPVAFKIEGDQDIVLHGLSTNDLNKAEEILKDEIFMEGLTLDKDLKPYACTKEWNTFLIELLTEANKYDTKIQTHSEKMTNSDQNKIIIVGQKDTVLSSKRKVEEYLEQKSRVSEVIQVPSVELARSILDLLEFFGLQDLKVDIHSVANAPKLELKGSGCNVEKAKSAIKERTENMSHKTINICSPGAFTYFCGKGKDYFETIRAMFHCLPVLCKNPQGTGQLLTAALPFAGTKATRSEYSFHAGEKETILIVKNVALFLCCDTMIREESDVIMHALCKSSTVGVILNAAGITVKEELYSQGRRNGITVTGPGKLPTRIIIHFPCFCISNMTENLDKALAECKLRNFTSITVFIDKHDLHDHLDERLIADRLFGCLMKGVDEKQSEIRIITPQKEIYQSFKNKAEQMYGMRETDQEALHCHSELCEPAVIDIFGESTNLLERAKATLEKHYASFISNDQVVHPFINQMTLTEAIENLQKNLHVNLQIGNGSIKINGPVTKVEKAKEKVWALVNDAFQQKRKEKKTKLSTAIQWQYKDWDNYIALSTEDNYKLEFQYLNSQEPVTVHLERGDSLSIDFKEMKAVHSESRLAHQIRRHKTIANSLPGEWIDMTNKNYGKKLLDKDTMEYRWVEKLFNMSLSQMKIVKIERIQNTDVLERYLLRKNQIERKYRFGAPVENERYLFHGVTFDECSTIERNGFTRPPEGFFSFSCAYGQGVCFQMQARTALGKCTFDDNKCKCMFLARVLTGKYTIGKKRITAPPAMDPKKPEELYDSVVDNIRSPSLFMVFSEDCTYPDYLITFKE; from the exons ATGAATTTAAGATTTCACTGGTTTTCCCGAAGCTTTTCAAGATGTCTTTCAGAACAGAACAAG ATGTCTGAACGAACTGTGAATGATCTAAGCAGCAGTCCGAATTCTTCAG GTTTCAATTTCAGACAGCAGTCAAGTGAATCAAGAGTTCCGTCATTGCCAATATACCAGCttttggttaaaaaaagttttgaaaatgagTTAGTTAGAGAGTTCCCATCCTTGAAAACATCCCAGGATGCAACAAAAAACTTTGTGAAATTCGAAGGCCATGCAAATGATGTTCTCTCGGCTAAAAAGAAGCTCAAAGAAAGATTGGAAAGGTTGCAGAAGAAACGAGTACGTCTTCCCAGGTATGTGGTGCAGTTTCTGTGTGCACAAAACGTGGAGGGATTTGCAAATGAACATTTTTTACAGCGTGGCGTCCCGGTAGCTTTTAAAATAGAAGGGGATCAAGATATTGTTCTGCATGGGCTGTCAACAAATGATTTGAATAAAGCAGAAGAGATATTGAAAGATGAAATCTTTATGGAAGGACTGACTCTAGACAAGGATTTAAAACCATACGCTTGCACAAAAGAATGGAACACATTTTTGATTGAACTACTTACTGAAGCCAACAAATATGATACAAAAATCCAAACACACAGCGAGAAAATGACCAACAGTgatcaaaacaaaattattatagTAGGACAGAAAGACACAGTTCTCAGTAGCAAAAGAAAAGTTGAGGAGTACTTGGAACAGAAGAGCAGAGTTAGTGAAGTCATTCAAGTTCCCAGTGTAGAACTTGCACGGTCCATTTTGGATCTGTTGGAGTTCTTTGGTCTACAGGACTTGAAAGTCGATATTCACTCAGTTGCGAATGCACCCAAACTTGAACTAAAAGGATCGGGGTGCAACGTTGAAAAGGCCAAATCAGCTATAAAAGAAAGAACTGAAAATATGAGTCACAAAACCATCAACATATGCAGCCCTGGAGCATTTACCTACTTTTGTGGGAAGGGGAAAGATTACTTCGAAACGATAAGGGCAATGTTCCATTGTCTCCCAGTATTGTGTAAAAATCCACAAGGAACCGGACAGCTGCTT ACTGCAGCTCTTCCATTTGCTGGAACAAAGG CAACAAGAAGTGAATATTCATTCCATGCAGGAGAAaaggaaactatattgatcgttaaAAACGTTGCCCTGTTCCTCTGTTGTGACACCATGATAAGAGAGGAATCTGATGTCATCATGCACGCGTTATGTAAATCATCCACAG TGGGGGTGATTTTGAATGCTGCAGGAATAACTGTGAAGGAAGAACTTTACAGTCAAG GAAGAAGAAATGGCATCACCGTCACAGGCCCAGGGAAGTTACCCACTCGCATCATAATCCACTTTCCTTGTTTCTGTATTTCGAACATGACAGAAAACCTGGACAAGGCTCTAGCTGAGTGTAAATTGAGAAACTTCACTTCCATTACCGTCTTCATTGACAAACATG ATCTGCATGATCATCTTGATGAAAGATTAATTGCAGACAGATTATTTGGTTGTTTGATGAAGGGAGTAGACGAAAAGCAGTCTGAAATTCGAATCATCACTCCGCAGAAAGAGATCTATCAAAGCTTCAAAAACAAAGCTGAACAGATGTATGGGATGAGAG AAACTGATCAGGAAGCCTTGCACTGCCACTCTGAGCTTTGTGAGCCAGCAGTGATTGACATATTTGGAGAAAGCACAAATTTATTAGAAAGAGCGAAGGCAACACTGGAGAAACATTACGCCTCTTTTATCTCAAACGATCAGGTGGTTCATCCGTTCATCAATCAAATGACCCTCACTGAAGCAATTGAAAACCTTCAGAAAAATCTGCATGTTAATTTACAAATCGGTAATGGTTCTATCAAAATTAACGGACCTGTCACCAAGGTTGAAAAAGCCAAAGAGAAAGTGTGGGCTCTAGTTAATGATGCCTTTCAGCAAAAACGAAAAGAGAAGAAAACTAAGTTATCCACAGCTATTCAGTGGCAGTACAAAGATTGGGATAACTACATTGCACTGAGCACAGAAGACAACTACAAACTTGAGTTTCAGTACCTGAATTCACAAGAGCCTGTCACAGTGCATCTGGAAAGAGGAGACTCTCTAAGCATTGACTTCAAGGAAATGAAAGCTGTGCATTCAGAGAGTAGGCTGGCGCATCAAATACGACGTCACAAAACAATTG CAAACAGTTTGCCAGGAGAGTGGATTGACATGACAAATAAAAACTATGGAAAAAAGCTTCTTGACAAAGACACGATGGAATACCGCTGGGTTGAAAAACTCTTTAACATGTCATTATCACAAATGAAAATTGTGAAG ATAGAAAGGATTCAGAACACAGATGTGTTGGAGAGGTACCTGTTAAGAAAGAATCAAATAGAGCGGAAGTACAGGTTTGGTGCACCTGTTGAAAATGAAAGATACCTGTTTCATGGCGTGACGTTTGACGAATGCTCCACAATAGAAAGGAACGGATTCACACGACCTCCAGAGGGCTTCTTCTCATTTTCATGTg CATATGGCCAAGGTGTATGCTTCCAAATGCAGGCACGTACGGCTTTAGGAAAGTGCACTTTCGATGATAACAAGTGTAAGTGCATGTTTCTAGCAAGGGTCCTTACAGGGAAATATACCATCGGAAAAAAGAGAATCACCGCCCCTCCGGCAATGGATCCGAAGAAACCAGAGGAACTATATGACAGTGTCGTAGACAACATCCGTTCACCCTCTCTATTCATGGTTTTTAGTGAAGACTGCACTTACCCAGACTACTTGATCACTTTTAAAGAATGA
- the LOC121305250 gene encoding protein mono-ADP-ribosyltransferase PARP14-like isoform X1 → MEQHKYDIFLETDMDFRDTLSKLITYFQTKSVGNEFKISLVFPKLFKMSFRTEQAQERMLMQRLHVIKSGFSTLTVKLHLEMPNLERSYAQMSERTVNDLSSSPNSSGFNFRQQSSESRVPSLPIYQLLVKKSFENELVREFPSLKTSQDATKNFVKFEGHANDVLSAKKKLKERLERLQKKRVRLPRYVVQFLCAQNVEGFANEHFLQRGVPVAFKIEGDQDIVLHGLSTNDLNKAEEILKDEIFMEGLTLDKDLKPYACTKEWNTFLIELLTEANKYDTKIQTHSEKMTNSDQNKIIIVGQKDTVLSSKRKVEEYLEQKSRVSEVIQVPSVELARSILDLLEFFGLQDLKVDIHSVANAPKLELKGSGCNVEKAKSAIKERTENMSHKTINICSPGAFTYFCGKGKDYFETIRAMFHCLPVLCKNPQGTGQLLTAALPFAGTKATRSEYSFHAGEKETILIVKNVALFLCCDTMIREESDVIMHALCKSSTVGVILNAAGITVKEELYSQGRRNGITVTGPGKLPTRIIIHFPCFCISNMTENLDKALAECKLRNFTSITVFIDKHDLHDHLDERLIADRLFGCLMKGVDEKQSEIRIITPQKEIYQSFKNKAEQMYGMRETDQEALHCHSELCEPAVIDIFGESTNLLERAKATLEKHYASFISNDQVVHPFINQMTLTEAIENLQKNLHVNLQIGNGSIKINGPVTKVEKAKEKVWALVNDAFQQKRKEKKTKLSTAIQWQYKDWDNYIALSTEDNYKLEFQYLNSQEPVTVHLERGDSLSIDFKEMKAVHSESRLAHQIRRHKTIANSLPGEWIDMTNKNYGKKLLDKDTMEYRWVEKLFNMSLSQMKIVKIERIQNTDVLERYLLRKNQIERKYRFGAPVENERYLFHGVTFDECSTIERNGFTRPPEGFFSFSCAYGQGVCFQMQARTALGKCTFDDNKCKCMFLARVLTGKYTIGKKRITAPPAMDPKKPEELYDSVVDNIRSPSLFMVFSEDCTYPDYLITFKE, encoded by the exons ATGGAGCAGCACAAATATGATATATTTCTAGAGACAGATATGGACTTCAGAGACACTTTGTCAAAACTGATAACCTATTTTCAAACTAAATCTGTTGGAAATGAATTTAAGATTTCACTGGTTTTCCCGAAGCTTTTCAAGATGTCTTTCAGAACAGAACAAG CACAGGAAAGAATGCTAATGCAGAGACTGCATGTGATAAAGAGTGGATTTTCGACACTGACTGTGAAATTGCATTTGGAGATGCCTAATCTGGAGAGATCATATGCACAA ATGTCTGAACGAACTGTGAATGATCTAAGCAGCAGTCCGAATTCTTCAG GTTTCAATTTCAGACAGCAGTCAAGTGAATCAAGAGTTCCGTCATTGCCAATATACCAGCttttggttaaaaaaagttttgaaaatgagTTAGTTAGAGAGTTCCCATCCTTGAAAACATCCCAGGATGCAACAAAAAACTTTGTGAAATTCGAAGGCCATGCAAATGATGTTCTCTCGGCTAAAAAGAAGCTCAAAGAAAGATTGGAAAGGTTGCAGAAGAAACGAGTACGTCTTCCCAGGTATGTGGTGCAGTTTCTGTGTGCACAAAACGTGGAGGGATTTGCAAATGAACATTTTTTACAGCGTGGCGTCCCGGTAGCTTTTAAAATAGAAGGGGATCAAGATATTGTTCTGCATGGGCTGTCAACAAATGATTTGAATAAAGCAGAAGAGATATTGAAAGATGAAATCTTTATGGAAGGACTGACTCTAGACAAGGATTTAAAACCATACGCTTGCACAAAAGAATGGAACACATTTTTGATTGAACTACTTACTGAAGCCAACAAATATGATACAAAAATCCAAACACACAGCGAGAAAATGACCAACAGTgatcaaaacaaaattattatagTAGGACAGAAAGACACAGTTCTCAGTAGCAAAAGAAAAGTTGAGGAGTACTTGGAACAGAAGAGCAGAGTTAGTGAAGTCATTCAAGTTCCCAGTGTAGAACTTGCACGGTCCATTTTGGATCTGTTGGAGTTCTTTGGTCTACAGGACTTGAAAGTCGATATTCACTCAGTTGCGAATGCACCCAAACTTGAACTAAAAGGATCGGGGTGCAACGTTGAAAAGGCCAAATCAGCTATAAAAGAAAGAACTGAAAATATGAGTCACAAAACCATCAACATATGCAGCCCTGGAGCATTTACCTACTTTTGTGGGAAGGGGAAAGATTACTTCGAAACGATAAGGGCAATGTTCCATTGTCTCCCAGTATTGTGTAAAAATCCACAAGGAACCGGACAGCTGCTT ACTGCAGCTCTTCCATTTGCTGGAACAAAGG CAACAAGAAGTGAATATTCATTCCATGCAGGAGAAaaggaaactatattgatcgttaaAAACGTTGCCCTGTTCCTCTGTTGTGACACCATGATAAGAGAGGAATCTGATGTCATCATGCACGCGTTATGTAAATCATCCACAG TGGGGGTGATTTTGAATGCTGCAGGAATAACTGTGAAGGAAGAACTTTACAGTCAAG GAAGAAGAAATGGCATCACCGTCACAGGCCCAGGGAAGTTACCCACTCGCATCATAATCCACTTTCCTTGTTTCTGTATTTCGAACATGACAGAAAACCTGGACAAGGCTCTAGCTGAGTGTAAATTGAGAAACTTCACTTCCATTACCGTCTTCATTGACAAACATG ATCTGCATGATCATCTTGATGAAAGATTAATTGCAGACAGATTATTTGGTTGTTTGATGAAGGGAGTAGACGAAAAGCAGTCTGAAATTCGAATCATCACTCCGCAGAAAGAGATCTATCAAAGCTTCAAAAACAAAGCTGAACAGATGTATGGGATGAGAG AAACTGATCAGGAAGCCTTGCACTGCCACTCTGAGCTTTGTGAGCCAGCAGTGATTGACATATTTGGAGAAAGCACAAATTTATTAGAAAGAGCGAAGGCAACACTGGAGAAACATTACGCCTCTTTTATCTCAAACGATCAGGTGGTTCATCCGTTCATCAATCAAATGACCCTCACTGAAGCAATTGAAAACCTTCAGAAAAATCTGCATGTTAATTTACAAATCGGTAATGGTTCTATCAAAATTAACGGACCTGTCACCAAGGTTGAAAAAGCCAAAGAGAAAGTGTGGGCTCTAGTTAATGATGCCTTTCAGCAAAAACGAAAAGAGAAGAAAACTAAGTTATCCACAGCTATTCAGTGGCAGTACAAAGATTGGGATAACTACATTGCACTGAGCACAGAAGACAACTACAAACTTGAGTTTCAGTACCTGAATTCACAAGAGCCTGTCACAGTGCATCTGGAAAGAGGAGACTCTCTAAGCATTGACTTCAAGGAAATGAAAGCTGTGCATTCAGAGAGTAGGCTGGCGCATCAAATACGACGTCACAAAACAATTG CAAACAGTTTGCCAGGAGAGTGGATTGACATGACAAATAAAAACTATGGAAAAAAGCTTCTTGACAAAGACACGATGGAATACCGCTGGGTTGAAAAACTCTTTAACATGTCATTATCACAAATGAAAATTGTGAAG ATAGAAAGGATTCAGAACACAGATGTGTTGGAGAGGTACCTGTTAAGAAAGAATCAAATAGAGCGGAAGTACAGGTTTGGTGCACCTGTTGAAAATGAAAGATACCTGTTTCATGGCGTGACGTTTGACGAATGCTCCACAATAGAAAGGAACGGATTCACACGACCTCCAGAGGGCTTCTTCTCATTTTCATGTg CATATGGCCAAGGTGTATGCTTCCAAATGCAGGCACGTACGGCTTTAGGAAAGTGCACTTTCGATGATAACAAGTGTAAGTGCATGTTTCTAGCAAGGGTCCTTACAGGGAAATATACCATCGGAAAAAAGAGAATCACCGCCCCTCCGGCAATGGATCCGAAGAAACCAGAGGAACTATATGACAGTGTCGTAGACAACATCCGTTCACCCTCTCTATTCATGGTTTTTAGTGAAGACTGCACTTACCCAGACTACTTGATCACTTTTAAAGAATGA